From the genome of Oncorhynchus tshawytscha isolate Ot180627B linkage group LG31, Otsh_v2.0, whole genome shotgun sequence, one region includes:
- the lipea gene encoding lipase, hormone-sensitive a isoform X2 → MAWRAVFTALEAVCEENITALSGPTDLLCGNASGRLLTCMRKIQDHGRALEPVVAGFTAVYHHYDFDADTPGNGYRTLVKGQPQCLRDGSLLQCPVSAAGPPLPCSASAPRQRSWATVLPAGWRAEQEVCEGVHLHAQGLLLWPLPGLSGMAAFSFLTSAKYVIDPELRGAEFERITQNLDMKFWKSFWNLTESELLSGLASVASNLVQLNLTLTIPPEALRLPLASDPRLFAPVSPPVAHWGPGPVNMRLISYELREGQDSDELLAFSRTEATPISVSLVPFGAQKHPPSPWLLIHFHGGGFVAQTSKSHENYLKSWSKDLNVPILSVDYSLAPEAPFPRALEECFYAYCWALKNCHLLGSTAERVCLAGDSAGGNLCITVSMRAIACGVRVPDGIMAAYPATLLTIDASPSRLLTLIDPLLPLGVLSKCLNAYAGVDSQAVQPTEGTSTLSALGRDTALLISDLTHGASNWIQSFLPAEVLGSLSSSHQKSLDNEAHYRSTSPSSSSSNSSSGPRDYPEGFEPLRSERLAVIQTPSCPIVKNPFVSPLLSPDDLLRGLPPVHLVASALDALLDDSVMFAKKLRDMGQPVTLRVVEDLPHGFLSLLGLAKETQVASDICVARIREVFQQQTPPPCTNKQPKLERTNHGPSN, encoded by the exons ATGGCCTGGAGAGCTGTGTTCACAGCCTTGGAGGCAGTGTGTGAGGAAAACATCACAGCTCTGTCTGGGCCTACCGACTTGCTGTGCGGTAACGCTTCCGGACGCTTGTTGACCTGCATGAGAAAGATTCAGGACCATGGCCGTGCACTCGAACCTGTGGTTGCTGGTTTTACTGCAGTCTACCACCACTATGACTTTGACGCAGATACCCCTGGGAATGGGTATCGCACACTGGTAAAG GGCCAACCACAATGCCTCAGAGATGGAAGCCTACTCCAGTGCCCTGTGTCAGCTGCGGGCCCTCCTTTACCTTGCTCAGCGTCTGCTCCACGACAACGGTCATGGGCAACTGTACTCCCTGCAGGATGGAGAGCTGAGCAGGAGGTTTGTGAGGGAGTACACCTCCATGCACAAGGCCTGCTTCTATGGCCGCTGCCTGGGCTTTCAG GCATGGCAGCTTTCTCCTTCCTTACCTCTGCGAAGTATGTCATTGATCCAGAGCTGAGGGGAGCAGAGTTTGAGCGGATCACCCAGAATCTGGACATGAAGTTCTGGAAGTCTTTCTGGAACCTCACAGAATCAGAGCTTCTATCG GGCTTGGCCAGTGTAGCCTCTAACCTAGTGCAGCTGAACCTCACCCTGACCATACCTCCTGAAGCACTGCGCCTCCCCCTGGCCTCAGACCCCCGTCTCTTTGCCCCTGTGTCCCCTCCGGTGGCCCACTGGGGCCCGGGACCTGTTAACATGCGGCTCATCTCCTATGAACTTCGAGAAGGGCAG gACAGTGACGAGCTGCTGGCTTTCTCTCGTACAGAAGCTACCCCCATCTCTGTGTCTTTGGTACCGTTTGGTGCTCAGaagcaccctccctccccctggttGCTGATCCACTTCCATGGAGGAGGCTTCGTGGCCCAGACCTCGAAATCCCATGAG AACTATCTGAAGAGCTGGTCCAAGGATCTAAATGTCCCCATTCTGTCTGTGGACTACTCCCTTGCCCCTGAGGCCCCATTTCCCAGAGCCCTGGAGGAGTGCTTCTATGCCTACTGTTGGGCCCTCAAGAACTGCCATCTTCTGG GCTCCACGGCTGAGCGTGTGTGTCTGGCTGGGGACAGTGCTGGGGGGAACCTCTGCATCACAGTGTCTATGAGGGCCATAGCCTGCGGTGTGCGTGTCCCAGATGGTATAATGGCTGCCTATCCAGCTACCCTGCTCACCATTGACGCCTCGCCCTCCCGTCTGCTCACCCTCATTGACCCACTACTGCCATTAGGAGTGCTCTCCAAGTGCCTCAATGCCTACGCag GTGTAGACTCTCAGGCAGTACAGCCCACAGAGGGGACCAGCACATTGAGTGCTCTAGGTAGAGACACAGCCTTGCTGATCAGTGACCTCACACACGGGGCATCCAATTGGATCCAGTCATTCCTTCCTGCAGAGGTCCTAGGGTCACTGTCATCGTCACACCAGAAGTCCCTCGACAACGAGGCCCACTACAGATCAACGTCACCCAGTTCCTCCTCATCCAACTCCTCCTCAGGTCCTAGGGATTACCCAGAAGGTTTTGAGCCCCTGCGCTCTGAGCGCCTTGCTGTGATCCAGACGCCTAGCTGTCCCATCGTCAAGAACCCGTTTGTGTCACCACTTCTATCCCCTGATGACCTACTGAGAGGACTACCACCTGTACACTTGGTG GCCTCTGCACTGGATGCCTTGTTGGATGACTCTGTGATGTTTGCCAAGAAACTGCGGGATATGGGCCAACCAGTGACCCTGAGAGTGGTGGAGGACCTCCCACATGGCTTCCTCAGCCTATTGGGGCTCGCTAAGGAGACACAGGTGGCCTCAGACATCTGCGTAGCGCGAATCAGAGAGGTCTTCCAGCAGCAAACCCCGCCTCCCTGTACTAACAAGCAACCAAAGTTGGAAAGGACCAATCAtggcccatcaaattga
- the lipea gene encoding lipase, hormone-sensitive a isoform X1 has translation MAWRAVFTALEAVCEENITALSGPTDLLCGNASGRLLTCMRKIQDHGRALEPVVAGFTAVYHHYDFDADTPGNGYRTLVKVLQSCVLHIIHKGRYIASNCHRAFFRANHNASEMEAYSSALCQLRALLYLAQRLLHDNGHGQLYSLQDGELSRRFVREYTSMHKACFYGRCLGFQFSPTLRPFLQTVVISMVSFGESYGKQQSGLGMAAFSFLTSAKYVIDPELRGAEFERITQNLDMKFWKSFWNLTESELLSGLASVASNLVQLNLTLTIPPEALRLPLASDPRLFAPVSPPVAHWGPGPVNMRLISYELREGQDSDELLAFSRTEATPISVSLVPFGAQKHPPSPWLLIHFHGGGFVAQTSKSHENYLKSWSKDLNVPILSVDYSLAPEAPFPRALEECFYAYCWALKNCHLLGSTAERVCLAGDSAGGNLCITVSMRAIACGVRVPDGIMAAYPATLLTIDASPSRLLTLIDPLLPLGVLSKCLNAYAGVDSQAVQPTEGTSTLSALGRDTALLISDLTHGASNWIQSFLPAEVLGSLSSSHQKSLDNEAHYRSTSPSSSSSNSSSGPRDYPEGFEPLRSERLAVIQTPSCPIVKNPFVSPLLSPDDLLRGLPPVHLVASALDALLDDSVMFAKKLRDMGQPVTLRVVEDLPHGFLSLLGLAKETQVASDICVARIREVFQQQTPPPCTNKQPKLERTNHGPSN, from the exons ATGGCCTGGAGAGCTGTGTTCACAGCCTTGGAGGCAGTGTGTGAGGAAAACATCACAGCTCTGTCTGGGCCTACCGACTTGCTGTGCGGTAACGCTTCCGGACGCTTGTTGACCTGCATGAGAAAGATTCAGGACCATGGCCGTGCACTCGAACCTGTGGTTGCTGGTTTTACTGCAGTCTACCACCACTATGACTTTGACGCAGATACCCCTGGGAATGGGTATCGCACACTGGTAAAG GTGCTACAGTCTTGCGTTTTGCACATCATCCACAAGGGCCGCTACATTGCCTCTAACTGCCACAGGGCCTTCTTTAGGGCCAACCACAATGCCTCAGAGATGGAAGCCTACTCCAGTGCCCTGTGTCAGCTGCGGGCCCTCCTTTACCTTGCTCAGCGTCTGCTCCACGACAACGGTCATGGGCAACTGTACTCCCTGCAGGATGGAGAGCTGAGCAGGAGGTTTGTGAGGGAGTACACCTCCATGCACAAGGCCTGCTTCTATGGCCGCTGCCTGGGCTTTCAG TTCTCGCCTACCCTTCGTCCATTCCTGCAGACAGTTGTCATAAGCATGGTCTCATTTGGAGAGAGCTACGGAAAACAACAGTCTGGGTTAG GCATGGCAGCTTTCTCCTTCCTTACCTCTGCGAAGTATGTCATTGATCCAGAGCTGAGGGGAGCAGAGTTTGAGCGGATCACCCAGAATCTGGACATGAAGTTCTGGAAGTCTTTCTGGAACCTCACAGAATCAGAGCTTCTATCG GGCTTGGCCAGTGTAGCCTCTAACCTAGTGCAGCTGAACCTCACCCTGACCATACCTCCTGAAGCACTGCGCCTCCCCCTGGCCTCAGACCCCCGTCTCTTTGCCCCTGTGTCCCCTCCGGTGGCCCACTGGGGCCCGGGACCTGTTAACATGCGGCTCATCTCCTATGAACTTCGAGAAGGGCAG gACAGTGACGAGCTGCTGGCTTTCTCTCGTACAGAAGCTACCCCCATCTCTGTGTCTTTGGTACCGTTTGGTGCTCAGaagcaccctccctccccctggttGCTGATCCACTTCCATGGAGGAGGCTTCGTGGCCCAGACCTCGAAATCCCATGAG AACTATCTGAAGAGCTGGTCCAAGGATCTAAATGTCCCCATTCTGTCTGTGGACTACTCCCTTGCCCCTGAGGCCCCATTTCCCAGAGCCCTGGAGGAGTGCTTCTATGCCTACTGTTGGGCCCTCAAGAACTGCCATCTTCTGG GCTCCACGGCTGAGCGTGTGTGTCTGGCTGGGGACAGTGCTGGGGGGAACCTCTGCATCACAGTGTCTATGAGGGCCATAGCCTGCGGTGTGCGTGTCCCAGATGGTATAATGGCTGCCTATCCAGCTACCCTGCTCACCATTGACGCCTCGCCCTCCCGTCTGCTCACCCTCATTGACCCACTACTGCCATTAGGAGTGCTCTCCAAGTGCCTCAATGCCTACGCag GTGTAGACTCTCAGGCAGTACAGCCCACAGAGGGGACCAGCACATTGAGTGCTCTAGGTAGAGACACAGCCTTGCTGATCAGTGACCTCACACACGGGGCATCCAATTGGATCCAGTCATTCCTTCCTGCAGAGGTCCTAGGGTCACTGTCATCGTCACACCAGAAGTCCCTCGACAACGAGGCCCACTACAGATCAACGTCACCCAGTTCCTCCTCATCCAACTCCTCCTCAGGTCCTAGGGATTACCCAGAAGGTTTTGAGCCCCTGCGCTCTGAGCGCCTTGCTGTGATCCAGACGCCTAGCTGTCCCATCGTCAAGAACCCGTTTGTGTCACCACTTCTATCCCCTGATGACCTACTGAGAGGACTACCACCTGTACACTTGGTG GCCTCTGCACTGGATGCCTTGTTGGATGACTCTGTGATGTTTGCCAAGAAACTGCGGGATATGGGCCAACCAGTGACCCTGAGAGTGGTGGAGGACCTCCCACATGGCTTCCTCAGCCTATTGGGGCTCGCTAAGGAGACACAGGTGGCCTCAGACATCTGCGTAGCGCGAATCAGAGAGGTCTTCCAGCAGCAAACCCCGCCTCCCTGTACTAACAAGCAACCAAAGTTGGAAAGGACCAATCAtggcccatcaaattga
- the lipea gene encoding lipase, hormone-sensitive a isoform X3 — MEAYSSALCQLRALLYLAQRLLHDNGHGQLYSLQDGELSRRFVREYTSMHKACFYGRCLGFQFSPTLRPFLQTVVISMVSFGESYGKQQSGLGMAAFSFLTSAKYVIDPELRGAEFERITQNLDMKFWKSFWNLTESELLSGLASVASNLVQLNLTLTIPPEALRLPLASDPRLFAPVSPPVAHWGPGPVNMRLISYELREGQDSDELLAFSRTEATPISVSLVPFGAQKHPPSPWLLIHFHGGGFVAQTSKSHENYLKSWSKDLNVPILSVDYSLAPEAPFPRALEECFYAYCWALKNCHLLGSTAERVCLAGDSAGGNLCITVSMRAIACGVRVPDGIMAAYPATLLTIDASPSRLLTLIDPLLPLGVLSKCLNAYAGVDSQAVQPTEGTSTLSALGRDTALLISDLTHGASNWIQSFLPAEVLGSLSSSHQKSLDNEAHYRSTSPSSSSSNSSSGPRDYPEGFEPLRSERLAVIQTPSCPIVKNPFVSPLLSPDDLLRGLPPVHLVASALDALLDDSVMFAKKLRDMGQPVTLRVVEDLPHGFLSLLGLAKETQVASDICVARIREVFQQQTPPPCTNKQPKLERTNHGPSN, encoded by the exons ATGGAAGCCTACTCCAGTGCCCTGTGTCAGCTGCGGGCCCTCCTTTACCTTGCTCAGCGTCTGCTCCACGACAACGGTCATGGGCAACTGTACTCCCTGCAGGATGGAGAGCTGAGCAGGAGGTTTGTGAGGGAGTACACCTCCATGCACAAGGCCTGCTTCTATGGCCGCTGCCTGGGCTTTCAG TTCTCGCCTACCCTTCGTCCATTCCTGCAGACAGTTGTCATAAGCATGGTCTCATTTGGAGAGAGCTACGGAAAACAACAGTCTGGGTTAG GCATGGCAGCTTTCTCCTTCCTTACCTCTGCGAAGTATGTCATTGATCCAGAGCTGAGGGGAGCAGAGTTTGAGCGGATCACCCAGAATCTGGACATGAAGTTCTGGAAGTCTTTCTGGAACCTCACAGAATCAGAGCTTCTATCG GGCTTGGCCAGTGTAGCCTCTAACCTAGTGCAGCTGAACCTCACCCTGACCATACCTCCTGAAGCACTGCGCCTCCCCCTGGCCTCAGACCCCCGTCTCTTTGCCCCTGTGTCCCCTCCGGTGGCCCACTGGGGCCCGGGACCTGTTAACATGCGGCTCATCTCCTATGAACTTCGAGAAGGGCAG gACAGTGACGAGCTGCTGGCTTTCTCTCGTACAGAAGCTACCCCCATCTCTGTGTCTTTGGTACCGTTTGGTGCTCAGaagcaccctccctccccctggttGCTGATCCACTTCCATGGAGGAGGCTTCGTGGCCCAGACCTCGAAATCCCATGAG AACTATCTGAAGAGCTGGTCCAAGGATCTAAATGTCCCCATTCTGTCTGTGGACTACTCCCTTGCCCCTGAGGCCCCATTTCCCAGAGCCCTGGAGGAGTGCTTCTATGCCTACTGTTGGGCCCTCAAGAACTGCCATCTTCTGG GCTCCACGGCTGAGCGTGTGTGTCTGGCTGGGGACAGTGCTGGGGGGAACCTCTGCATCACAGTGTCTATGAGGGCCATAGCCTGCGGTGTGCGTGTCCCAGATGGTATAATGGCTGCCTATCCAGCTACCCTGCTCACCATTGACGCCTCGCCCTCCCGTCTGCTCACCCTCATTGACCCACTACTGCCATTAGGAGTGCTCTCCAAGTGCCTCAATGCCTACGCag GTGTAGACTCTCAGGCAGTACAGCCCACAGAGGGGACCAGCACATTGAGTGCTCTAGGTAGAGACACAGCCTTGCTGATCAGTGACCTCACACACGGGGCATCCAATTGGATCCAGTCATTCCTTCCTGCAGAGGTCCTAGGGTCACTGTCATCGTCACACCAGAAGTCCCTCGACAACGAGGCCCACTACAGATCAACGTCACCCAGTTCCTCCTCATCCAACTCCTCCTCAGGTCCTAGGGATTACCCAGAAGGTTTTGAGCCCCTGCGCTCTGAGCGCCTTGCTGTGATCCAGACGCCTAGCTGTCCCATCGTCAAGAACCCGTTTGTGTCACCACTTCTATCCCCTGATGACCTACTGAGAGGACTACCACCTGTACACTTGGTG GCCTCTGCACTGGATGCCTTGTTGGATGACTCTGTGATGTTTGCCAAGAAACTGCGGGATATGGGCCAACCAGTGACCCTGAGAGTGGTGGAGGACCTCCCACATGGCTTCCTCAGCCTATTGGGGCTCGCTAAGGAGACACAGGTGGCCTCAGACATCTGCGTAGCGCGAATCAGAGAGGTCTTCCAGCAGCAAACCCCGCCTCCCTGTACTAACAAGCAACCAAAGTTGGAAAGGACCAATCAtggcccatcaaattga